A region from the Benincasa hispida cultivar B227 chromosome 12, ASM972705v1, whole genome shotgun sequence genome encodes:
- the LOC120067303 gene encoding uncharacterized protein LOC120067303, whose amino-acid sequence MEQLINFIIRPPRAEYDPNNDLLEDEFTLRGKLYQRKDLEVKNSRGDVLQCSHYLPIVSPEGKPLPCVIYCHGNSGCRADASEAAIILLPSNITVFALDFSGSGLSGGEHVTLGWNEKDDLKAVVEYLRADGNVSLIGLWGRSMGAVTSLMYGAEDPSIAGMVLDSPFSDLVELMMELVETYKFRLPKFTVKFAIQYMRRAILKKAKFDIMDLNTIKVAKSCFVPVLIGHAIDDDFIRPHHSDQIFDAYVGDKNVIKFDGDHNSPRPQFYFDSINIFFHNVLQPPEDEIGDIYINAMPSYFSNKDYWRAVQEAGSNHGSSTTSRDIPTNSTEGAIKELRSKRSMSRTEVPPDLPSGDHQSQSQDQSTSNDTDLSSDMISFELSNGHPYGPNVPNLMDDDQYVEYPLDDLAGFPCSVEEEERMLMEAVMESLKDFKMKNVQEDNQASSVCTNNKDVLQKDECGVSRIDHCGVLHPQATTTSNDHFSQFKAESASTSEEYSVSIKPESTSVARDLDSVSDRSCYDKSESSALTSTTGTESAGASSCTNTPAISQSSAEADLSANTKATVTVVRNPASHIMDGLIRRWDLNFFRNNQNR is encoded by the exons ATGGAGCAGCTGATCAACTTCATCATTCGTCCCCCCAG AGCTGAATACGACCCAAACAATGATTTACTAGAAGATGAGTTCACGCTAAGAGGAAAGTTGTATCAAAGGAAGGATCTGGAG GTTAAAAACAGTCGGGGAGATGTACTTCAGTGCAGTCATTACTTGCCTATTGTTAGTCCTGAGGGAAAGCCTCTACCCTGTGTAATTTACTGCCATGGTAACAG TGGGTGTCGAGCAGATGCTAGTGAGGCTGCCATAATATTACTGCCTTCTAACATCACTGTGTTTGCTCTTGATTTTTCTGGTTCTGGACTTTCTGGGGGTGAGCATGTCACGTTGGGGTGGAATGAA AAGGATGATCTGAAAGCTGTGGTTGAGTATTTGCGGGCAGATGGAAATGTCTCTTTGATTGGCCTATGGGGCCGTTCTATGGGTGCCGTTACCAG CCTAATGTATGGGGCTGAGGATCCTTCAATTGCAGGGATGGTTTTGGACAGCCCTTTCTCTGACCTGGTTGAGCTAATGATGGAACTTGTCGAAACCTATAAGTTTCGTTTACCTAAATTCACA GTGAAGTTTGCTATTCAATACATGCGAAGAGCTATCCTGAAGAAGGCAAAATTTGACATCATGGACCTGAACACCATTAAG GTGGCAAAATCTTGCTTTGTACCGGTGCTAATCGGGCATGCCATCGACGATGACTTTATACGACCTCATCACTCGGACCAAATATTTGATGCCTACGTG GGGGATAAAAACGTTATCAAGTTTGACGGTGATCACAATTCTCCGCGGCCTCAATTTTACTTTGACTCTATAAATATCTTCTTCCACAATGTTTTACAACCACCAGAGGACGAAATAGGGGATATTTATATTAACGCAATGCCATCCTACTTCAGTAATAAG GATTATTGGAGAGCAGTGCAAGAAGCGGGCTCTAACCATGGTTCCTCCACAACGTCAAGAG ATATACCAACTAATAGTACAGAAGGTGCTATTAAAGAACTCCGTTCAAAAAGATCTATGAGCCGGACAGAG GTTCCTCCTGATCTTCCTTCTGGAGATCATCAATCCCAATCTCAG GATCAGAGCACAAGTAATGACACAGATTTGTCTTCAGATATGATTAGTTTCGAATTATCCAATGGCCATCCTTACGGACCCAATGTACCAAACTTGATGGACGACGATCAATATGTCGAGTATCCACTTGATGACTTGGCAGGATTCCCGTGCAGTGTCGAGGAGGAAGAAAGG ATGCTCATGGAAGCAGTAATGGAATCATTGAAggatttcaaaatgaaaaacgtTCAGGAAGATAATCAAGCTTCGAGTGTATGTACCAACAATAAGGATGTTTTGCAGAAGGATGAATGTGGAGTTTCACGAATAGACCATTGTGGAGTTCTTCATCCGCAAGCCACCACCACTTCAAATGACCATTTTTCTCAGTTTAAAGCAGAATCTGCTTCAACGTCAGAAGAGTACAGTGTTTCTATTAAACCAGAATCTACTTCAGTAGCTAGGGATTTGGATTCCGTATCTGATCGCTCATGTTACGATAAAAGCGAATCTTCCGCTCTTACTTCTACTACTGGAACTGAAAGTGCAGGGGCCTCCTCTTGTACTAATACACCAGCAATTAGCCAAAGTTCAGCTGAAGCCGACTTGTCAGCTAATACGAAGGCAACCGTAACTGTCGTCCGTAATCCCGCAAGCCATATTATGGATGGTTTGATTCGTCGTTGGGATCTCAATTTTTTCAGAAACAATCAGAACCGATGA